The following nucleotide sequence is from bacterium.
ATCTGGAGATACTTCAATCCGGCGGATTGGGGATTAACTTTGTCCCCTTGGTGGGACAGGGGAATCTGCGGGCTTCGATTGTCGGCTACGAAAATCGACCAGCCACTCCCGAAGAAATAGAGGAAATGAAATCCCTCTTGGTCCGATCATTAGAAGAGGGGGCCTTTGGACTCTCTTCCGGACTCCTTTATCCTCCCGGTTGTTTTACGCCTATGGAAGAACTAATTGCCCTAACCCGGGTAGTGGCTGATTTTGAGGGAATATATGCCAGCCACATCCGAGGTGAAGGAGATCGCCTCCTGGAAGCTGTAACGGAAGCCCTGGCCATCACGAGGGAATCCAGGGTTAAACTTCAAATCTCTCACCTGAAAACGGCCGGCAAGAAAAATCACCCCAAGATAGATGAGGTATTTCAGTTAATAGATGAAGCCCTGACTGAAGGATTAGACCTCGGCACTGACCGTTATCCTTATGCGGCTGCGGCTACCGACCTTGATGCGGTGCTTCCTTCCTGGGTCTATGAAGGAGGGATCGAAGAGGAGATCAGGAGACTTAAAGACCCCTCATCCCGCCAGCGGCTGAAGAAGGAAATAGAAGATACAGACTGGGATGAGATAATGATCTCCGGCGTGGCTCATAAGGGAAACGAGTGGATGGAAGGGAAAAGAATCTCTGAAGTGGCTGAGTTCCAAGAAACTACTCCCTTTGAATGCTTGCTCGACTTATTGATAGAAGAAAAGGCCGGGACATCGGCCATTTATTTTAGTATGAGCGAGTCCAACCTGAGACGTATTCTAAAGCAGCCCTACTGTATGATCGGCTCTGATGCCTCAGCCAGACACGAGAGCGGCCTTCTGGTTGAAGGCAAAGTTCATCCCCGCACCTTTGGCGCCTTCCCCCGGGTTTTGGCTAAATATGTCCGGGAAGAAAAGGAACTTCGCCTGGAAGAGGCCATTCACAAGATGACTGGCCAGCCGGCCGTTCGTTTTGGCCTTCCCGATAGAGGTCTCATCGGAGAAGGGATGTTCGCTGATCTGGTCATCTTCGATCCCAGACTAATCAAAGATACGGCTACTTACCAAACACCTTATCAGTACCCGGAAGGCATCGAATACGTTATTTTAAACGGCCGGATAGCGGTCGATCAAGGCATTCCTACCGGCATTCTGTCAGGGAAAGTTGTCAGGAAACATTAGGCTTTCGGATATGGCTCGATGCTCGATGCTGGATGCTCGATCCTCGATGCTGGTAAAAGATCCAGTATCCAGGATCGAGCATCGAGTATCGAGCATCGAGCATCGAGCATCGATAGTCTCGCCCTTAATTCCTCCTCAAAGGAAATCCTGTCTCCAACTACTATCACCGAATAGGACAAGAACCTTTCCAGGAGATTGGCGGATAACCGCTGGTTATTTCTGTGGATATAGATAATCTTCCTTAATCTAAGATGGGCAAGGGAAAATAATTCTTTCACCTCGGAAAGAGTAAACCGGTGGTAGTAAAAGTCCTTAATCCCTCTAAAATCCTTTATTAAAAAGTCTCCTGGCTCAAAATCAAAAGACAGCCACTTAATATTTCTCAGATACCATTTATAATCGAGAAATTTTAGGGCCTCCCCCAAAATTTGTTTGTAAAGATGGATAATTACCAGGCCGTTGCGGTGGAGCAGTTTAAATAAGTCCTTTAATACCTTGATCCTGAGTGTCCTGCCTTTTATCAATCCGAAGGTGCTGTACATTACAATAATGTAATCAAACCTCTCCCTCATCCAGGAGAGGTTGTGCATATCAGCCTTAATCAGCTTGGGCCTCAGGCCTTGGGCTTCTATTTTCTTCTTAGCTATTTTTAACATGTGATCGGAAAGGTCAAGGCCGACCACCTCAAAGCCCTTATTCAAAAAGTGAATAATATGTCTGCCTGTGCCGCAGCCGACATCTAATATCTTGCCCTGTTCCCGGATTATGTCATCTAATATTTTCGTATCCAGTTGAAACAGTTCGAGGCCCGAATAGTAAGAGTCATAATCCCGGGCAATGGCTTCATTTTGAATGTATTCCCTTATTGATGGATAGATCATTGCCCCCGCTCGCCAATAATCCTCAAGCCTTCCAGGGTAAGAGAGGGGTTAATCTCCGGCCTTCCTTCTAATTCAGGAGCAAATAAGGCTGACCAGCCGCCAGTAACTATTATCTTTGGCTCTCCGCCTATCTCAGATTTGAGTCTTCTCACTATCCCCTCTATCTGGGCAATGGTGCCATAAAAGATCCCGGATCTGATACAGTCAGCCGTGTTCTTCCCAATAATGGCTTCTGGTTTGGCAATATCTACTAATGG
It contains:
- a CDS encoding class I SAM-dependent methyltransferase, whose amino-acid sequence is MIYPSIREYIQNEAIARDYDSYYSGLELFQLDTKILDDIIREQGKILDVGCGTGRHIIHFLNKGFEVVGLDLSDHMLKIAKKKIEAQGLRPKLIKADMHNLSWMRERFDYIIVMYSTFGLIKGRTLRIKVLKDLFKLLHRNGLVIIHLYKQILGEALKFLDYKWYLRNIKWLSFDFEPGDFLIKDFRGIKDFYYHRFTLSEVKELFSLAHLRLRKIIYIHRNNQRLSANLLERFLSYSVIVVGDRISFEEELRARLSMLDARCSILDARSWILDLLPASRIEHPASSIEPYPKA
- a CDS encoding D-aminoacylase; amino-acid sequence: MYDLIIKDGLIVDGSGRPPFLADLGTKGERIYSVGGLEGAAAKRVITAGGLVVSPGFIDVHGHSDLTLLVDRRAPSKIRQGITTEVGGNCGFSGAPALSQAQKKLESRKITYGLTSSWSYLEEYLEILQSGGLGINFVPLVGQGNLRASIVGYENRPATPEEIEEMKSLLVRSLEEGAFGLSSGLLYPPGCFTPMEELIALTRVVADFEGIYASHIRGEGDRLLEAVTEALAITRESRVKLQISHLKTAGKKNHPKIDEVFQLIDEALTEGLDLGTDRYPYAAAATDLDAVLPSWVYEGGIEEEIRRLKDPSSRQRLKKEIEDTDWDEIMISGVAHKGNEWMEGKRISEVAEFQETTPFECLLDLLIEEKAGTSAIYFSMSESNLRRILKQPYCMIGSDASARHESGLLVEGKVHPRTFGAFPRVLAKYVREEKELRLEEAIHKMTGQPAVRFGLPDRGLIGEGMFADLVIFDPRLIKDTATYQTPYQYPEGIEYVILNGRIAVDQGIPTGILSGKVVRKH